A window of bacterium genomic DNA:
AGGTTGTCGAACAGGATCTTGTGCTTGGCAACCTCGGGGTCCTCGAAATTGACTTCCTCGACCTTGAGCAGGGCCAGGTAGCGCTCGCCCTCCTTGGGCGGACGGACCCGGCCGTGGATCGTGTCCCCGGTGCGAAGGTCGAAACGCTTGATCTGGCTGGGGGAGACATAGATGTCGTCCGGGCCGTAGAAATAGTTCCAGTCCTGCGAACGCAGGAACCCGTAGCCCTCGGGAAGAATCTCCAGCACGCCCTCGCCGCGCAGGACATAGTTGTTGTCCAGCAGGTTCTGCTCGATCAGGAAAATCAGGTCCTGCTTACGCAGACCGGCGTAGTTCTGAAGACTTAGCTTTTCTGCCATTTCGTGCAGATCGGTTATTGACTTGGACTTCATGTCCCTGATTTCAATCACTTCCTCCAAGGGTGTCGCTCCTTCAAAAAGGTTTGAATATGACGGCCCGGCCCGTCAACCGTTCCGCGTGATAAACGTCATATTGAATTAGGGTTTCCCGCCGTGCGGGAATCCATTTCAACTGTAAGATGGAGATTTTGGTCCGATCGTCTGCTCGATTGCTGCAGGGCGGAGTTCCAAACTGCTGCCGGGATCAGCCATCAACGCGGCGCGGTGATTTCTGGACGCGCAGGCCGCGGAAATCAAGACTTGCGGCTTCGGCAGAGTTAAAACAATTTCTCTGAGTGTATTCAAAGGGGGCGGAAAAACCGCTGATTCTCCAACAGGGCGATCCGGCCGGCCAGAAATACGGCGGCAAACTCGAATGCATGCTCTCAAGCTGAACAGTATCGGGAGTTACGGGATAAATGGCGTGTAGCGATACTATCTGAAAAGCTTCTGTGAGCGGACATTGCACATCTTAAAATACAGGGATTGAGAAAAACTGTCAAGTATTTGTTGAAAAAAAGTGGCCTGCCGCAATCAGCAATTATACATTATGTTATATTGAGCTTAAGCCGCCCCTGTCCGGCCATACCTGTCCGGGAGTGGCGCAGGCGCGGAATCGCGGTCCCGGGAGGACCGGAGAGAGCACACGATGGGTGAGAAATCGCCGTTGTTCAACCGTCTTGAGCTTACGGCCCTGGCGGTCTGCGGTTCCTTGGTGGCTCTGCACGTGCTGTTCTGGCGTCAGCTCCGGGGCCACCCGGCCATATCCCTGGCGCTGCTGGGCGGTATCCTGGCCGTGGCGGGCGGGGTCTGGGTCTACCGCAATTACCGCCTGGTAGCAGTGCGGGCCAAACGGGTCAAAGCGATCGAGGAGAAGCTGGAGGGCATAGTCTACAGCCTGTTCTTCCCGCGCGGCTACGACCTGCTGGAGCCGCTGCGCGTGGACCAGCAGGATATCGGCTGGGCCTCGTTGCGCGACAGCGGGGGCATCCCGGTGTCGCTGGAGTACCTGGACGTGGAGATGAACCGGGCCGTGGGCGGCGAGCAGGTCCGGCGGCTGCTGGAGCGCATGAACGTGAACAACGCACCCAAGGGCATCTGCCTGACCACCGGGTCGTTTGACCAGGAGGCCCTGGAGCTGGCCAAGCGGAGCAATGTGCTGACCCGGGACGGCCAGCAGCTGGTCGAAATGGTCAAGCGGGCCGAGGCGGAGGCCGCGGGCGCCCAGGAGCACCTCTGCCCGCACTGCAGCTCCAAGCTGATCGAGAGTTCCGAGATCATCGGCCTGTGGCGCTGCCCCAACCCCAACTGCCGCAAGGAATTCAAAGTCGAGGACCTGGAGTCGTCCGAGGAGGGGGCCGGTCATAAAGGCCCGCGCAACGTGAAAGCTTTCACCATTTCCTGCTACGGCTGCGGCCGTCCGGTGGAGCTGGACACCACGATGAGCGGCCTGATGGAGTGCCCTTACGATGACTGCTCCTGGATCATCAACGTGGACAACGAGCTGCTGGCCCTGCGCGGCGGCCTGGACAAGCGGGTCTCCGAGCGCCTGACCGAGATCAAGTGCCCGCGCTGCGAACGGATGATCAAGGTGCCGGCGGATGCCGAGGGCCTGATGGAATGCCCCTGCGAGGAGAAATGGATAATCGACGTGGGGGCGGCGTTGGGTGAGCGCGCCCAGGCCCAGATCGCCGAGGGTTCACCGGAGGTCGAGGCCGAGAGCCGCGCCCCGGTGATCCGCTCGGTGCAGGCCGTCGATTACCCCCATCCGGTCGCCGGCAATCCGGCTCCAGCCTTTGCGCCTGCACCCGCACCCCCGGCGGTCGAGCTGCCGGTCGAGCCGGAGAGCGGCCGCCGGATCGACCGTGCCCTGATCCGCGCCCAGCGGATTATAATACTCAGGAAACAGCAGGAGGCGGCCCGGAGCGCGCCGACGCAGACGGCCCCGATGTTCGAGCTGGTCCGGGAGCCAGGTGCGGTGTTCTCGGCGGCCGCTTCAGCCGCTGCGGCCGGCATGTCGCCCCCGGCCGTCCCCGAACCGCCTCTGTCGACCCCGGAGGCGCCGGTCCTGGAAATCCAGGCCCATCCCGCTGCGGAACCGTCCCTGGTCGACTGCCCCGGCTGCGGAGCGGGTGTCCCCGGCGACCTCGCGGCCTGCCCGGTCTGCGGCGCGGCCCTGCATCCGGCGGTGGAGGAGGCGCTGCCCGCAGCCGAGGCCACGCTCAGCGTCGATACGCCGCCGCCCGTGGCGCAGCCCGAAGTGACTCACCGTCG
This region includes:
- a CDS encoding restriction endonuclease, giving the protein MGEKSPLFNRLELTALAVCGSLVALHVLFWRQLRGHPAISLALLGGILAVAGGVWVYRNYRLVAVRAKRVKAIEEKLEGIVYSLFFPRGYDLLEPLRVDQQDIGWASLRDSGGIPVSLEYLDVEMNRAVGGEQVRRLLERMNVNNAPKGICLTTGSFDQEALELAKRSNVLTRDGQQLVEMVKRAEAEAAGAQEHLCPHCSSKLIESSEIIGLWRCPNPNCRKEFKVEDLESSEEGAGHKGPRNVKAFTISCYGCGRPVELDTTMSGLMECPYDDCSWIINVDNELLALRGGLDKRVSERLTEIKCPRCERMIKVPADAEGLMECPCEEKWIIDVGAALGERAQAQIAEGSPEVEAESRAPVIRSVQAVDYPHPVAGNPAPAFAPAPAPPAVELPVEPESGRRIDRALIRAQRIIILRKQQEAARSAPTQTAPMFELVREPGAVFSAAASAAAAGMSPPAVPEPPLSTPEAPVLEIQAHPAAEPSLVDCPGCGAGVPGDLAACPVCGAALHPAVEEALPAAEATLSVDTPPPVAQPEVTHRRTFFALSTPALIFFFVFSVAAFLLFVYFIAR